TTCTCCTTGTCTGCCGACGTTATGGTGATGCTGATCCTGGGAGGAGCCGGGCGGCTGTATGGCGCGCTGATCGGGACATTGCTCTTCATGGTGGTCCATCATGTCGCGGCAAGCATCGATCCCTTGAACTGGCTCTTCGTGATCGGCTTCATGCTTCTCATCGTGGTCTTCGTGCTCCCAAAGGGTCTTGTTGCTCTTCCAGGTCGCTTGGCGCGAGTGCTCAGGAGGACGTCATGAACGACGGGCTTTCCATTGTTGGACTTTCGAAAAATTTCGGAGGCCTGCAGGTCGCCCGGGACCTGACCCTCACGTTGCCGCGAGGCTCGCGCACCGCACTGATCGGGCCAAATGGTGCCGGCAAGACGACTTTCGCAAATCTCCTGACCGGTGTCCTGAAGCCGACATCGGGCAAGATCGTGCTGAACGGCCAGGATATAGGATCCCTGAGCGAATCGGCTCGGGTGAGGGCAGGCGTCGCGAAAACCTTCCAGATAACCAATCTGTTTCGCGACCTGACCGTTCGCGAAAATCTGCGGCTGCCCATACTGGAGCGGGAAGGCCGCACGCATCAGTTCTTTCGTCGGGCGGACGGGTGGAGCGATATCGAGGCTGAGATCAC
This Rhizobium leguminosarum DNA region includes the following protein-coding sequences:
- a CDS encoding ABC transporter ATP-binding protein, which encodes MNDGLSIVGLSKNFGGLQVARDLTLTLPRGSRTALIGPNGAGKTTFANLLTGVLKPTSGKIVLNGQDIGSLSESARVRAGVAKTFQITNLFRDLTVRENLRLPILEREGRTHQFFRRADGWSDIEAEITRLMQDLNILSLADKPVRGLAYGQQRLVELALTLAVKPKVLILDEPAAGVPSTESHFIVEAIKRLPQDLSVLIIEHDMQLVFEVADRIIVLVNGAILMEGTPDEVVANKQVRELYLGAGHV